A single region of the Thermococcus paralvinellae genome encodes:
- a CDS encoding stage II sporulation protein M — protein sequence MNKSRIFLALLGTFLIGVSLGIVFTVLNLQFAENLFSNLKQLFGGKLDGVQDSFSLFKLIFLNNTRVAILAAFGGVLFGVVPLGILFFNGFLVGIVVEYSYLQGESLTKILLSILPHGIVEIPAFAIAGLGGIEWYLEIIKGEGTVGGRFIKGFKIAMKMLGIAIFLLLIAAFIEAYITPSLAGYEL from the coding sequence ATGAATAAGAGTAGAATTTTCTTGGCATTACTTGGAACATTTTTGATCGGAGTTTCATTGGGGATAGTTTTTACGGTCTTAAATCTACAGTTTGCAGAGAATTTATTCTCAAATTTAAAACAGCTTTTTGGTGGCAAGCTTGATGGAGTCCAAGACAGCTTTAGCCTTTTCAAATTGATATTTCTAAACAATACACGAGTGGCAATTTTAGCAGCTTTTGGCGGTGTATTGTTTGGTGTTGTGCCGCTGGGAATTCTCTTCTTTAATGGCTTCTTAGTTGGAATTGTTGTGGAATACTCATATCTCCAAGGTGAAAGCCTAACAAAAATCTTGCTCTCAATTTTACCTCATGGTATTGTTGAAATTCCCGCATTTGCAATTGCTGGTTTGGGAGGAATCGAGTGGTATCTGGAAATTATTAAAGGAGAGGGAACTGTTGGGGGGAGATTTATAAAAGGATTTAAAATAGCTATGAAAATGCTCGGTATAGCGATTTTCTTGCTTTTAATTGCAGCATTTATTGAGGCCTATATCACTCCCTCTTTAGCAGGATATGAACTTTAA
- a CDS encoding lipoate protein ligase C-terminal domain-containing protein, with product MKRIGEHKAKKGLIRFEIEERDGIAESVKITGDFFIYPENTIEELEEKLKGHRLEELEHIIDEFFAMRLDVEMPYINVEDFKIALKNALRGENE from the coding sequence ATGAAGAGAATTGGAGAACATAAAGCAAAGAAGGGTTTAATTAGGTTTGAGATCGAAGAAAGGGATGGAATTGCAGAGAGCGTCAAAATTACTGGAGATTTCTTTATATATCCCGAAAATACTATCGAGGAGCTTGAAGAAAAACTCAAAGGACATAGACTTGAAGAGCTTGAGCATATAATTGATGAGTTTTTTGCAATGAGATTGGATGTTGAAATGCCATATATAAATGTTGAAGATTTTAAAATAGCACTGAAGAATGCATTGAGGGGAGAAAATGAATAA
- a CDS encoding WD40/YVTN/BNR-like repeat-containing protein, with amino-acid sequence MPLKYFFVAWISLSLLMVFSEQIHGLGIIIDNPSNHHEELLNENRFDILPVTYVSDPDERGYIYGVNYHEYRSERKIIYRSSDFGETWEEVYHHRWEITSVYVWKNLVFFSDIKGQIFVSKDNGKNFEKVLQLDDGKYAVWWSWASNDDFLLIGEYGRKSNDAKVYKTKDGFHFQVFFDIRNHYNVTDKNCHIHKVSIDPYDSLVYVCVGDGLDYRGVYIYNLTSKQWKFRNVKNHPNVIVVSNGPLAATYPDRHRVFFYTDNFPVVLEYDKQKDEITIIAAWFGWYYSVGMKFYDAVKDPRTGIHYTVSVDYLDANAKYLWISLDGITWYRIDNRVINGSKILYPMHIAGNWLFMNNIRMKLLTREEAVRLIYNGGLNLPISTTLIEGRTVLLPVKNPKNITVVVIGKRLQNLIPNPENWIVRGGKSELRGKTLKVTSSEENVIIDILKTKKFNLKSGRWYTLGACIKANVSWKNRLSQAFISMWTENQEGAINITGSRIQVSNEWRCTYFTVYIPESSRFNRIRIYLPNESGTYWIKDVFLSSQMGSPIVNGKFLEGDTYSKDVKICIDNRTYYIGDLKPGAKYIIKLEILNGKFKLLSGGSVDLVVTKDRKDGFNLVLVEEAIENKKTSNNLMFILFITLTGALILLLKVHILLKRE; translated from the coding sequence ATGCCACTTAAATATTTTTTTGTCGCTTGGATTTCATTATCATTATTGATGGTATTTTCAGAGCAAATACATGGTTTGGGAATTATTATAGACAATCCAAGTAATCATCATGAAGAACTCTTAAATGAGAACAGATTTGACATTTTGCCTGTGACATATGTTTCTGATCCAGATGAAAGGGGATATATTTATGGAGTTAACTATCACGAATACAGGAGTGAGCGCAAAATAATTTATAGGAGCAGTGATTTTGGAGAAACATGGGAGGAGGTGTACCACCACAGATGGGAAATAACTTCAGTGTATGTATGGAAAAATCTTGTGTTCTTCTCTGACATTAAGGGGCAGATATTTGTGAGCAAAGATAACGGGAAAAATTTTGAAAAAGTATTACAGCTCGATGACGGAAAATATGCTGTGTGGTGGTCATGGGCTTCAAATGATGATTTTCTTTTAATCGGGGAATATGGAAGGAAATCTAACGACGCTAAGGTTTACAAAACCAAAGATGGATTTCATTTTCAGGTGTTTTTTGATATCAGAAATCACTACAATGTTACAGATAAAAACTGCCACATCCATAAGGTTAGCATTGACCCATATGACAGCTTGGTGTACGTATGCGTAGGTGATGGATTAGACTATAGAGGAGTATACATATATAATCTCACCTCAAAGCAATGGAAATTTAGAAATGTAAAAAACCATCCCAATGTGATAGTCGTAAGTAATGGTCCTCTTGCTGCTACCTATCCTGATAGGCATAGAGTATTCTTTTATACTGACAATTTCCCAGTAGTTCTTGAGTACGATAAGCAAAAGGATGAGATTACAATAATAGCTGCATGGTTTGGATGGTATTACAGTGTAGGGATGAAGTTCTATGATGCAGTCAAAGATCCAAGAACAGGAATACACTATACAGTCAGCGTTGACTATCTAGATGCAAACGCCAAATATCTGTGGATATCCCTTGATGGAATCACGTGGTATAGAATTGACAATAGAGTTATTAATGGAAGCAAAATTCTGTATCCAATGCACATCGCTGGTAACTGGCTTTTTATGAACAATATCAGAATGAAACTGCTTACAAGAGAGGAAGCTGTTAGGCTCATTTACAATGGAGGTCTCAATTTACCCATTTCAACGACATTAATTGAGGGTAGGACTGTACTATTGCCTGTTAAGAATCCCAAGAATATAACGGTTGTTGTAATTGGAAAAAGACTGCAAAATCTCATACCCAATCCCGAGAACTGGATAGTCAGGGGAGGAAAATCTGAACTTAGGGGAAAGACTCTCAAAGTCACATCTTCTGAAGAAAATGTCATCATAGACATACTGAAGACCAAAAAATTCAACCTGAAATCGGGAAGATGGTACACCTTAGGAGCATGTATAAAAGCAAACGTTTCATGGAAAAATAGACTCAGTCAAGCTTTCATCAGTATGTGGACAGAGAATCAAGAGGGTGCCATTAACATAACGGGAAGCAGGATTCAGGTAAGTAATGAATGGAGATGCACTTACTTCACAGTTTACATCCCAGAGAGTAGCAGATTCAACAGGATACGCATATATCTTCCAAATGAAAGTGGCACATATTGGATTAAAGATGTCTTCCTGTCATCTCAAATGGGCAGTCCAATTGTTAATGGAAAATTTCTGGAGGGAGATACATACTCCAAGGATGTAAAAATTTGCATTGACAATAGGACTTATTATATTGGGGATTTAAAGCCTGGAGCGAAATATATAATAAAGCTAGAAATCCTTAACGGCAAATTTAAACTTCTCTCTGGAGGTTCAGTGGATTTAGTGGTAACTAAGGATAGGAAGGATGGTTTTAACCTTGTGCTGGTAGAAGAGGCAATCGAGAATAAGAAAACATCAAATAATCTGATGTTCATTCTTTTCATAACCCTAACAGGTGCACTAATTCTCCTACTTAAAGTTCATATCCTGCTAAAGAGGGAGTGA